The Hyalangium minutum genome has a segment encoding these proteins:
- a CDS encoding GMC oxidoreductase, which produces MNPRREHFDAIVVGSGFGGSVMAWRLAEAGLRVCVLERGKAYPPGSFPRSPYAMRRNFWDPSQGLHGLLNLWSFKGLGGVVASGLGGGSLIYANVLLRKEEKTFVHENLQDGGYEDWPVTREDLEPHYDAVEKMMGTQRYPFEHEPYRHTAKTIAMKLAAERMGLKDDWQLPPLAVTFANPGQPPVPGEPIQERHPNLHGRTRLTCRLCGECDIGCNYGSKNTLDYTYLSAAKRRGAELRVRCEVKAFWPEDGEYVVEYVDHSEAREGERPEVPTSLLPRTLISADKLVLAAGTFGSTYLLLKNREAFPGLSGQLGTRFCGNGDLLGFLFKCTDSSKGKREPRVLDGGHGPVITSALHIRDAAEGGTGRGFYVEDAGYPEFVNWLYESSDQLALLRRFMRLGTRLVKGWLGLSRDTDVSAEIAETIGDCVGSASSLPLLAMGRDIPDGNMTLNKDGLLEVDWRMRHSSSYFRRVRQTMAEIADALEGKLLQNPLSYLSRVITVHPLGGCPMGRAPEVGVVDANGEVFNHPGLYVADGAVMPGPTGPNPSLTIAALADRFADHLIDQVRRPTHRPSHPSPMKEAPWPQPPA; this is translated from the coding sequence ATGAATCCTCGACGTGAACACTTCGATGCCATCGTGGTCGGCTCGGGCTTTGGCGGCTCGGTGATGGCCTGGCGGCTGGCCGAGGCGGGCCTGCGCGTCTGCGTGCTGGAGCGCGGCAAGGCCTACCCCCCTGGCTCGTTCCCGCGAAGCCCCTACGCCATGCGCCGCAACTTCTGGGACCCGAGCCAGGGCCTGCACGGGCTCCTGAACCTGTGGTCCTTCAAAGGGCTGGGCGGCGTGGTGGCGAGCGGGCTGGGCGGCGGCTCGCTCATCTACGCGAACGTGCTGCTGCGCAAGGAAGAGAAGACGTTCGTCCACGAGAACCTCCAGGACGGCGGGTACGAGGATTGGCCCGTCACGCGGGAGGACCTCGAGCCGCACTACGACGCGGTGGAGAAGATGATGGGGACGCAGCGCTACCCCTTCGAGCACGAGCCCTACCGCCACACGGCGAAGACGATCGCGATGAAGCTCGCGGCCGAGCGGATGGGGCTGAAGGATGATTGGCAACTGCCTCCGCTGGCGGTCACCTTCGCCAACCCGGGCCAGCCTCCGGTGCCGGGCGAGCCCATCCAGGAGCGCCACCCGAACCTGCACGGGCGGACACGGCTGACGTGCCGGCTGTGCGGGGAGTGCGACATCGGCTGCAACTACGGCAGCAAGAACACGCTCGACTACACATACCTGTCAGCGGCGAAACGGCGCGGGGCGGAGCTGCGCGTGCGGTGCGAGGTGAAGGCCTTCTGGCCTGAGGACGGCGAGTACGTCGTCGAGTACGTGGACCACTCGGAGGCCCGCGAGGGCGAGCGGCCCGAGGTCCCCACCTCCCTGTTGCCGCGCACGCTCATCTCCGCGGACAAGCTGGTGCTGGCGGCGGGGACGTTCGGGTCGACGTACCTCCTGCTGAAGAACCGGGAGGCGTTCCCGGGGCTCAGCGGCCAGCTCGGCACCCGGTTCTGTGGCAACGGGGACCTGCTGGGCTTCCTCTTCAAGTGCACGGACAGCAGCAAGGGCAAGCGGGAGCCGCGCGTCCTCGATGGAGGCCACGGCCCCGTCATCACCAGTGCGCTCCACATCCGAGACGCCGCCGAGGGCGGCACCGGCCGCGGGTTCTACGTGGAGGACGCGGGCTATCCCGAGTTCGTCAACTGGCTCTACGAGAGCAGCGATCAGCTCGCCCTGCTGCGCCGCTTCATGCGGCTGGGCACCCGGCTGGTGAAGGGGTGGCTCGGCCTCAGCCGGGACACGGATGTGAGCGCGGAGATCGCCGAGACGATCGGAGACTGCGTGGGCTCGGCGAGCTCGCTGCCACTGCTCGCCATGGGCCGCGACATTCCGGACGGGAACATGACGCTGAACAAGGATGGGCTGCTGGAGGTCGACTGGCGCATGCGCCACTCGTCCAGCTACTTCCGGCGCGTCCGCCAGACGATGGCGGAGATCGCCGATGCGCTCGAAGGCAAGCTGCTCCAGAACCCGCTCAGCTACCTGAGCCGGGTCATCACCGTGCACCCGCTCGGGGGCTGCCCCATGGGCCGGGCTCCCGAGGTGGGCGTGGTGGACGCGAATGGAGAGGTCTTCAACCACCCCGGGCTCTACGTGGCGGACGGCGCGGTGATGCCCGGCCCCACGGGCCCGAACCCGAGCCTGACCATTGCGGCGCTGGCGGATCGCTTCGCGGATCACCTCATCGACCAGGTGCGCCGCCCCACCCATCGACCCTCTCACCCCTCCCCCATGAAGGAGGCGCCATGGCCTCAACCACCGGCTTGA